The following proteins come from a genomic window of Yinghuangia sp. ASG 101:
- a CDS encoding L,D-transpeptidase → MGAPTSQAASTWCGAGTGTHQKQVEQLLGLKVDGVQSPDDCRTIRKFQVEHDVYPQYGYAGPVTTARATFVKAQNDAKSNPNKDGKCPTNVGRVACVDLTRQISWIQDGTKVVSAPVPVRTGRDGDETRTGLHKVYWRNKDHVSTLYGSAMPYSQFFDGGIAFHATEAGMWSGPGSHGCVNMTMNDAQRYWRMLNVGDEVFVYGKKPGT, encoded by the coding sequence ATGGGGGCGCCGACGTCGCAGGCCGCCTCCACGTGGTGCGGTGCCGGTACGGGGACGCATCAGAAGCAGGTGGAACAACTGCTCGGCTTGAAGGTGGACGGCGTGCAGTCCCCCGACGACTGCAGGACCATCCGCAAGTTCCAGGTCGAGCACGACGTCTATCCGCAGTACGGGTACGCCGGGCCGGTGACCACCGCCCGGGCGACGTTCGTCAAGGCGCAGAATGACGCCAAGAGCAATCCCAACAAGGACGGCAAGTGCCCCACCAACGTGGGGCGCGTGGCGTGCGTCGACCTGACCCGGCAGATCAGCTGGATCCAGGACGGCACGAAGGTCGTGTCCGCTCCGGTGCCGGTCCGTACCGGCCGCGACGGCGACGAGACGCGTACGGGCCTGCACAAGGTCTACTGGCGCAACAAGGACCACGTGTCCACACTGTACGGATCGGCCATGCCCTACAGCCAGTTCTTCGACGGCGGCATAGCCTTCCACGCGACGGAGGCCGGCATGTGGTCCGGGCCCGGTTCGCACGGCTGCGTCAACATGACGATGAACGACGCCCAGCGCTACTGGAGGATGCTCAACGTCGGCGACGAGGTCTTCGTCTACGGCAAGAAGCCGGGCACCTGA
- the cysN gene encoding sulfate adenylyltransferase subunit CysN, with product MAHTTNDLVASDIEEYLRRHERKSMLRFITCGSVDDGKSTLIGRLLYDSKLVFSDHLAALEADSRTVGTQGGELDFALLVDGLAAEREQGITIDVAYRFFSTERRKFIVADTPGHEQYTRNMVTGASTADLAVILIDARKGVLTQTRRHSHLVSLLGIRHVVVAVNKLDLVDYSQEVFDRIEADYRAFAAQVGLTDITCIPMSALRGDNITEAGPNTPWYTGPSLIEHLETVEIADDAATGPFRLPVQWVNRPDLDFRGFSGQIAGGTVQPGDAIRVLPSGRESRVARVVTHDGDLDQAVAGQSVTLTLADEIDVSRGDVIAGASEPPGVADQFECHLVWMSDEPLLPGRSYLLKLGTRTVGATVARPKYTVNVNTLEHTAARTLELNEIGVCNLHLDRPVPFDPYTVNRDMGGFILIDRFTNTTVAAGLLHFALRRADNVHWQAVDVDKTARATLKGQKPAVLWFTGLSGAGKSTIANLVEQRLHAEGFHTYLLDGDNVRHGLNKDLGFTDADRVENIRRVTEVARLMVDAGTIVLASFISPFRAERRLARELLDDGEFIEIHVDTPLSVAESRDRKGLYAKARRGEITNFTGIDSPYEPPENPELRIDASGTHTAEEAAAQVVSHLRDAGYLAPPTGA from the coding sequence ATGGCGCACACCACGAACGACCTGGTCGCGAGCGATATCGAGGAGTACCTGCGCCGTCATGAGCGCAAGTCGATGCTGCGGTTCATCACGTGCGGCAGCGTCGACGACGGCAAGTCCACCCTGATCGGACGCCTGCTCTACGACTCCAAACTGGTGTTCTCCGACCACTTGGCGGCGTTGGAGGCCGACTCGAGGACGGTCGGCACCCAGGGCGGCGAGTTGGACTTCGCCTTGCTGGTGGACGGTTTGGCGGCGGAGCGGGAGCAGGGCATCACGATCGATGTCGCGTACCGGTTCTTCTCCACCGAGCGGCGCAAGTTCATCGTCGCGGACACCCCCGGGCACGAGCAGTACACCCGCAACATGGTCACCGGCGCGTCCACGGCCGACCTCGCGGTGATCCTGATCGACGCGCGCAAGGGCGTGCTGACGCAGACCCGCCGCCACAGCCACCTCGTCTCCCTCCTCGGGATCCGGCACGTCGTCGTCGCGGTCAACAAACTCGACCTCGTCGACTACTCACAGGAGGTCTTCGATCGGATCGAGGCCGACTACCGCGCGTTCGCCGCCCAGGTCGGCCTGACCGACATCACGTGCATCCCGATGTCGGCGCTGCGCGGCGACAACATCACCGAGGCCGGCCCCAACACCCCCTGGTACACCGGGCCGTCGCTGATCGAGCACCTGGAGACCGTCGAGATCGCCGACGACGCCGCGACCGGCCCGTTCCGGTTGCCGGTGCAGTGGGTCAACCGCCCCGACCTGGACTTCCGCGGGTTCTCCGGCCAGATCGCCGGCGGGACCGTCCAACCCGGGGACGCGATACGGGTGTTGCCCTCCGGGCGTGAGTCGAGGGTCGCCCGCGTCGTCACGCACGACGGGGACCTCGACCAGGCGGTGGCCGGGCAGTCGGTGACGCTCACCCTCGCCGACGAGATCGACGTCAGCCGCGGCGACGTGATCGCCGGCGCGTCCGAACCTCCCGGTGTGGCCGACCAGTTCGAATGCCACTTGGTGTGGATGAGCGACGAGCCCCTGCTCCCGGGACGCTCGTACCTCCTCAAACTCGGCACCCGCACGGTCGGTGCGACGGTGGCGCGGCCCAAGTACACGGTCAACGTCAACACCCTCGAACACACCGCGGCGCGGACGCTGGAGCTGAACGAGATCGGCGTGTGCAACCTCCACCTCGACCGGCCCGTGCCGTTCGACCCGTACACGGTCAACCGGGACATGGGCGGATTCATCCTCATCGACCGGTTCACCAACACCACCGTCGCCGCCGGACTCCTCCACTTCGCGCTGCGCCGCGCGGACAACGTGCACTGGCAGGCCGTCGACGTCGACAAGACCGCCCGCGCAACGCTGAAGGGGCAGAAACCCGCGGTGCTGTGGTTCACCGGCCTGTCCGGGGCGGGCAAGTCGACGATCGCGAACCTGGTCGAACAACGCCTCCACGCCGAGGGGTTCCACACCTACCTCCTCGACGGGGACAACGTCCGCCACGGCCTCAACAAGGACCTCGGGTTCACCGACGCCGACCGCGTCGAGAACATCCGCCGCGTCACCGAGGTCGCCCGCCTCATGGTCGACGCCGGCACCATCGTCCTCGCCTCCTTCATCTCCCCCTTCCGCGCCGAACGCCGCCTCGCGCGCGAACTCCTCGACGACGGCGAATTCATCGAGATCCACGTCGACACCCCCCTCTCCGTCGCCGAATCCCGCGACCGCAAGGGCCTGTACGCCAAAGCCCGACGCGGCGAGATCACCAACTTCACCGGCATCGACTCCCCCTACGAACCCCCCGAGAACCCCGAACTGCGCATCGACGCGAGCGGCACCCACACCGCCGAGGAAGCCGCCGCCCAGGTGGTTTCCCACCTGCGCGATGCCGGCTATCTCGCGCCGCCGACGGGAGCCTGA
- a CDS encoding phosphotransferase yields MAARTEGTRSSGSPAFDMLKASLRYGAHCLRERVAPPRAKVAGDVPVNGRQITREWLTAVLCADRPGAAVESFTVEDATSGTSSRLRLRLTYNEAGREAALPDVLFAKTTAKFTQRMMLGLGNTIEGEPGFFAHLRNGVDIEAPRGYHGAADQASGRSIVLMEDLVATKGATFCTPRTTVTRPQAEDLVANMATWHARYWESPELTEHASWLKMPSVHFRTLDRLIQLRKRAEVGAKRAGAVIPGDLRGTSFDRVYAAFAASVNAADKGPLTVLHGDGHIGNTYTTAAGRMGFADWQITMRGSWAFDYTYTVTSALAVDDRRAWEKDLLGFYLDRLSAAGVKAPDFDAAWDAYRCQTLYPYLIWLYTIGRGALQPQMQPSETCLAVIERTANAVVDLASLDAIGDGTGVAPPRTGD; encoded by the coding sequence ATGGCAGCTCGCACAGAAGGCACTCGGTCATCCGGCAGTCCCGCCTTCGACATGCTCAAGGCATCGCTGCGCTACGGCGCACACTGTCTCCGTGAGCGCGTCGCACCGCCGCGCGCGAAGGTGGCGGGCGATGTGCCGGTGAACGGGCGGCAGATCACCCGGGAGTGGCTGACCGCGGTCCTGTGCGCCGACCGCCCCGGCGCGGCGGTCGAGTCGTTCACGGTCGAGGACGCGACCAGCGGTACGTCGAGCCGCCTGCGGCTCCGCCTGACCTACAACGAGGCGGGTCGCGAGGCCGCGTTGCCCGACGTGCTGTTCGCGAAGACCACGGCCAAGTTCACGCAGCGCATGATGCTCGGGCTCGGGAACACGATCGAAGGGGAGCCGGGGTTCTTCGCGCACCTGCGCAACGGCGTCGACATCGAGGCGCCGCGCGGCTACCACGGAGCCGCGGACCAGGCGTCCGGACGCTCGATCGTGCTGATGGAAGACCTCGTCGCGACCAAGGGCGCGACGTTCTGCACGCCGCGGACGACCGTCACCCGGCCGCAGGCGGAAGACCTCGTCGCGAACATGGCGACGTGGCACGCGCGTTACTGGGAGTCACCGGAACTCACCGAGCACGCCTCGTGGTTGAAGATGCCCAGCGTGCACTTCCGCACGCTGGACCGGCTGATCCAATTGCGGAAGCGGGCCGAAGTCGGCGCGAAGCGGGCCGGAGCGGTGATCCCCGGGGACTTGCGCGGCACGTCGTTCGACCGCGTCTACGCGGCGTTCGCGGCGTCGGTGAACGCCGCCGACAAGGGCCCGCTGACGGTGCTGCACGGCGACGGCCACATCGGCAACACGTACACGACCGCGGCGGGCCGGATGGGTTTCGCCGACTGGCAGATCACCATGCGGGGGTCGTGGGCCTTCGACTACACCTACACCGTCACCTCGGCGCTCGCCGTGGACGACCGGCGCGCGTGGGAGAAGGACCTGCTCGGCTTCTATCTGGACAGGCTGTCCGCGGCCGGGGTGAAGGCGCCGGACTTCGACGCCGCGTGGGACGCGTACCGGTGCCAGACGCTCTATCCGTACCTCATCTGGCTCTACACCATCGGACGCGGCGCGCTCCAGCCGCAGATGCAGCCGTCCGAGACCTGCCTCGCGGTCATCGAACGCACCGCCAACGCCGTCGTGGACCTCGCCTCGCTGGACGCGATCGGGGACGGGACGGGGGTGGCCCCGCCCCGGACCGGCGATTAA
- a CDS encoding helix-turn-helix domain-containing protein, which yields MARFRANDRGDGAKRRHRYGQAIRAQRERRGMSVADAADVFGYSTSAWSRYENGSPIPVGLPARLDEMFGTQGMFAVLWEVVKDETHPDRYQDYMREEARALEIFEYAPYRIPGLLQTSAYANAVYAAAAPEATAEEIDWKVALRLGRQDRLKGDDPPFMSVVLDEAVIRRTVGGPKVMRDQLASLLPLVDTSRSVLQIAPFTRGERGALSGPLILLTLPDLGRMAYLEGISNGQILDDPAAVRAHQRAYDRVRAEALTPGETADLIMAAIKECE from the coding sequence ATGGCACGCTTTCGGGCGAACGATCGGGGTGACGGGGCGAAACGCCGCCACCGCTATGGGCAGGCCATCCGTGCCCAGCGCGAGCGACGCGGCATGAGCGTGGCCGATGCGGCGGATGTGTTCGGGTACTCGACCTCGGCGTGGTCGCGGTACGAGAACGGGAGTCCGATCCCCGTCGGATTGCCCGCTCGGCTGGACGAAATGTTCGGTACGCAAGGGATGTTCGCGGTGCTGTGGGAGGTGGTCAAAGACGAGACACACCCCGACCGCTACCAGGACTACATGCGCGAGGAAGCTCGCGCGCTGGAGATCTTCGAGTACGCGCCGTACAGGATCCCCGGACTGCTTCAGACGTCGGCGTACGCAAACGCGGTTTACGCGGCGGCAGCCCCCGAAGCGACTGCCGAGGAGATCGATTGGAAGGTGGCGCTTCGGCTGGGGCGACAAGATCGGCTGAAGGGCGATGATCCGCCGTTCATGTCCGTCGTCCTCGATGAAGCCGTGATCCGCCGGACGGTCGGGGGACCAAAGGTGATGCGTGATCAGCTCGCGTCTCTGCTCCCGCTTGTCGACACCTCGCGGTCGGTGCTGCAGATCGCACCGTTCACCCGCGGGGAACGCGGCGCCCTGAGTGGGCCGTTGATCCTGTTGACGCTGCCCGATCTTGGTCGAATGGCCTACCTCGAAGGTATCTCCAACGGTCAGATTCTCGACGATCCTGCTGCTGTGCGTGCTCATCAGCGGGCCTACGATCGGGTACGCGCTGAAGCCCTGACGCCAGGGGAAACGGCTGACCTGATCATGGCGGCGATCAAGGAGTGCGAATGA
- a CDS encoding thiolase family protein, whose translation MSDVAIIGVGLHPFGRFPKTAMEMGAEAIDLALKDAGAQWKDIQFGFGGSYEVSNPDAVTRLVGLTGIPFTNVFNACATAASAIQQTAEAIRSGRYDIGIAVGMDKHPRGAFTDDPNKLGLPDWYAENGQFVTTKFFGIKANRYCLDHGISHRTLARVVNKALRNGEVNPNAFRRKPMAEDDILNSQMLNYPLTQYMFCSPDEGAAAVVMCSAEVARRFTTTPVWYRSSAIRTRRYGAYEVHATWAAVDEDVSPTVYAAKAAYEAAGIGPEDVDVIQLQDTDAGAEIIHMAENGFCKDGEQEKLLAEGATEIGGRLPVNTDGGLLANGEPIGASGTRQVHEIVRQLRGQAGDRQVPGNPRVGYTHVYGAPGTAATSVLSL comes from the coding sequence ATGAGCGACGTTGCGATCATCGGCGTGGGCCTCCACCCGTTCGGCCGCTTTCCCAAGACCGCCATGGAGATGGGCGCCGAGGCCATCGACCTGGCGCTGAAGGACGCGGGCGCGCAGTGGAAGGACATCCAGTTCGGGTTCGGCGGGAGCTACGAGGTCAGCAACCCCGACGCCGTCACCCGCCTGGTCGGCCTGACCGGCATCCCGTTCACGAACGTGTTCAACGCGTGCGCCACCGCGGCCAGCGCGATCCAGCAGACCGCCGAGGCGATCCGCTCGGGCCGGTACGACATCGGCATCGCGGTCGGCATGGACAAGCACCCGCGCGGCGCCTTCACCGACGACCCCAACAAGCTGGGCCTGCCGGACTGGTACGCCGAGAACGGGCAGTTCGTCACCACCAAGTTCTTCGGCATCAAGGCCAACCGCTACTGCCTCGACCACGGCATCTCGCACCGCACCCTCGCGCGCGTGGTCAACAAGGCCCTGCGCAACGGTGAGGTCAACCCGAACGCCTTCCGCCGCAAGCCGATGGCGGAGGACGACATCCTGAACTCGCAGATGCTGAACTACCCGCTGACGCAGTACATGTTCTGCTCGCCGGACGAGGGCGCCGCGGCGGTCGTCATGTGCAGCGCGGAGGTCGCGCGCCGCTTCACCACCACGCCGGTCTGGTACCGCTCCAGCGCGATCCGCACCCGCCGCTACGGCGCGTACGAGGTCCACGCCACCTGGGCCGCGGTCGACGAGGACGTGTCGCCGACGGTGTACGCCGCCAAGGCCGCGTACGAGGCCGCGGGCATCGGCCCCGAGGACGTCGACGTGATCCAGCTCCAGGACACCGACGCCGGCGCCGAGATCATCCACATGGCGGAGAACGGCTTCTGCAAGGACGGCGAGCAGGAGAAGCTGCTCGCCGAGGGCGCCACCGAGATCGGCGGCCGGCTGCCGGTCAACACCGACGGCGGCCTGCTGGCCAACGGCGAGCCGATCGGCGCGTCCGGCACCCGCCAGGTCCACGAGATCGTCCGCCAGCTCCGCGGCCAGGCCGGCGACCGCCAGGTCCCCGGCAACCCCCGCGTCGGCTACACCCACGTCTACGGCGCCCCCGGCACCGCGGCGACGTCGGTACTCAGCCTGTAG
- a CDS encoding acyl-CoA reductase: MATTASEAQVLDIPLIIRGRIIEPGDDAIEFGGRSGARFRQPDPHKYADRLVLANPDGLRDLHDTPIDEIIDFLAELGPRLHIDKNPLMRTAFELALEAGEMTPSVLRPVYEQFPGMFDRDRLSGRVDRMIGKNYLDGWVEQGSPGASTIRIRAIGTRQLHIIAGNVPITAALTVVGAALTKGDCLIKTPSNDPFTAPAILRTMIDLDPDHPVTRHLSAAYWKGGDEEIERRIIRPSRIEKLTAWGGMASMTHIQKYLVPGIELIALNPKLSISIVGREALESPAAMAEPALGVALMAGRMNQTACSSTRVVYVECDDTEEDLARLEEFGHAVHQAFLGLPPHESTAPKRPDPDLEDELRALSLDDEFYRVIGDTSSAGVVVSRTADEPVEFADRLNNRIVNLVPVPDITQVSRWVSEETQTVGIHPESLRERLRESLALCGVQRTLPLGTSFHMQSQADARQSYGLPHDGTEPMRRSVRWVIDQSAETV; the protein is encoded by the coding sequence GTGGCCACAACGGCATCCGAGGCGCAGGTCCTCGACATTCCCCTCATCATCCGCGGGCGGATCATCGAACCCGGCGACGACGCCATCGAGTTCGGCGGCCGGTCCGGCGCGCGGTTCCGGCAACCCGACCCGCACAAGTACGCCGACCGGCTCGTGCTGGCGAACCCCGACGGGCTGCGCGACCTGCACGACACCCCGATCGACGAAATCATCGATTTCCTCGCCGAGTTGGGCCCGCGCCTGCACATCGACAAGAACCCGCTCATGCGGACGGCGTTCGAACTCGCCCTTGAGGCGGGGGAGATGACCCCGTCCGTCCTGCGGCCGGTGTACGAGCAGTTCCCCGGCATGTTCGACCGCGACCGGCTCAGCGGCCGGGTCGACCGCATGATCGGCAAGAACTACCTCGACGGCTGGGTCGAGCAGGGCAGCCCGGGCGCGTCGACCATCCGCATCCGCGCGATCGGCACCCGGCAGCTCCACATCATCGCCGGCAACGTACCCATCACGGCCGCGCTGACGGTGGTCGGTGCCGCCCTGACCAAGGGCGACTGCCTGATCAAGACGCCGTCGAACGACCCGTTCACCGCCCCGGCGATCCTGCGCACGATGATCGACCTCGACCCCGACCACCCGGTCACGCGGCACCTGTCCGCCGCGTACTGGAAGGGCGGCGACGAGGAGATCGAACGCCGCATCATCCGCCCGTCCCGGATCGAGAAGCTCACGGCGTGGGGCGGCATGGCGTCGATGACGCACATCCAGAAGTACCTGGTGCCGGGGATCGAACTCATCGCGCTCAACCCGAAGTTGTCGATCTCCATCGTCGGCCGCGAGGCGTTGGAGAGCCCGGCCGCGATGGCCGAACCGGCCCTCGGCGTCGCGCTCATGGCCGGACGCATGAACCAGACCGCGTGCTCCAGCACCCGCGTCGTGTACGTCGAATGCGACGACACCGAGGAAGACCTCGCCCGTCTGGAGGAGTTCGGCCACGCGGTCCACCAGGCCTTCCTCGGCCTGCCGCCGCACGAGTCCACCGCGCCCAAGCGCCCCGACCCCGATCTGGAGGACGAACTGCGGGCGCTGTCACTGGACGACGAGTTCTACCGCGTCATCGGCGACACCTCCAGCGCCGGCGTCGTGGTCTCGCGCACCGCCGACGAACCGGTCGAATTCGCGGACCGCCTCAACAACCGCATCGTCAACCTCGTGCCGGTCCCCGACATCACCCAGGTGTCCCGGTGGGTCAGCGAGGAGACGCAGACGGTCGGCATCCACCCCGAATCCCTGCGCGAACGCCTGCGCGAATCCCTCGCGTTGTGCGGCGTGCAGCGCACCCTCCCGCTCGGCACGTCCTTCCACATGCAGTCGCAGGCCGACGCGCGCCAGAGCTACGGCCTGCCGCACGACGGCACCGAGCCCATGCGCCGCTCGGTGCGGTGGGTGATCGACCAGTCCGCCGAGACGGTCTGA
- a CDS encoding 3'(2'),5'-bisphosphate nucleotidase CysQ, which yields MDDHTLAAAVAAQAGALLRKIRTPGGGRQGDRESNELLLRLLAHARPDDAILSEESADDKIRLTHDRVWIVDPLDGTREYGEPPRDDWAVHVALTINGTPAVGAVALPAADLVLHTGEPPKLAAPVPGPVRLAVSRTRPPACTDHLATHLDATLVPMGSAGAKAMAVIRGDVDVYAHSGGQYEWDSCAPVAVAAAAGLHVSRLDGTPLHYNQPNPYLPDLLICRPELTHTVLGALRDID from the coding sequence ATGGACGACCACACCCTCGCCGCCGCCGTCGCGGCACAAGCGGGCGCCCTCCTGCGCAAAATCCGCACCCCCGGAGGCGGCAGACAAGGCGACCGGGAATCCAACGAACTCCTCCTGCGCCTCCTCGCCCACGCCCGCCCCGACGACGCGATCCTGTCCGAGGAAAGCGCCGACGACAAAATCCGCCTGACCCACGACCGCGTCTGGATCGTCGACCCCCTCGACGGCACCCGCGAATACGGCGAACCACCCCGCGACGACTGGGCCGTCCACGTCGCCCTCACCATCAACGGAACACCCGCGGTCGGAGCCGTCGCCCTCCCCGCCGCCGACCTCGTCCTGCACACCGGAGAGCCACCCAAACTCGCCGCCCCCGTCCCCGGCCCCGTCCGCCTCGCGGTCTCCCGCACCCGCCCACCCGCGTGCACCGACCACCTCGCCACCCACCTCGACGCCACCCTCGTCCCGATGGGCTCCGCCGGCGCGAAAGCCATGGCCGTCATCCGCGGCGACGTCGACGTCTACGCCCACTCCGGCGGCCAATACGAATGGGACTCCTGCGCCCCCGTCGCCGTCGCCGCAGCCGCCGGCCTCCACGTCTCCCGCCTCGACGGCACACCCCTCCACTACAACCAACCCAACCCCTACCTCCCCGACCTCCTCATCTGCCGCCCCGAACTCACCCACACAGTCCTCGGCGCACTCCGGGACATCGACTGA
- a CDS encoding ABC transporter substrate-binding protein, with the protein MRRSGRRDVRLRGRPWRLTTQPASVTGDFGDLKDVCRAGEPKGSPARGVTDDAIKVGVFSDVGFTKNSEFVDAAKVFTSWCNDAGGVNGRELVAETRDTKLLKVRQRMTEACREDFALVGGGAALDGNGTKERLGRLLPEFPAQTVLLENDGSDLQVYPVHGGPSYNRFAGYDNWLLKEGYPGSAGSLGIIVGDSPSTKINGSKAEEGLKAVGGSVVYSDAYPTAGVSDWTPYAQPKDHRL; encoded by the coding sequence GTGCGCCGATCGGGGCGGCGAGACGTCCGGCTCCGGGGACGCCCGTGGCGGCTCACCACGCAACCCGCGTCCGTAACAGGGGACTTCGGGGATCTGAAGGACGTCTGCCGGGCCGGTGAGCCGAAAGGTTCCCCGGCCCGGGGAGTCACCGACGACGCGATCAAGGTCGGCGTCTTCTCGGACGTCGGGTTCACCAAGAACTCCGAATTCGTCGATGCCGCCAAGGTGTTCACGTCGTGGTGCAACGACGCCGGGGGAGTCAACGGCCGCGAGCTGGTCGCCGAAACACGTGACACCAAGCTGCTCAAGGTCCGTCAGCGTATGACCGAGGCGTGTCGCGAGGACTTCGCGCTGGTCGGCGGCGGTGCGGCCCTGGACGGCAACGGCACGAAAGAGCGCCTGGGTCGCCTGTTGCCGGAGTTCCCCGCGCAGACCGTCCTCCTGGAGAACGACGGCTCCGATCTCCAGGTGTATCCGGTCCACGGCGGCCCGTCGTACAACCGGTTCGCCGGCTACGACAACTGGCTGTTGAAGGAGGGCTATCCGGGGTCGGCCGGTTCGCTCGGCATCATCGTCGGCGACTCCCCGTCCACCAAGATCAACGGATCGAAGGCGGAGGAAGGCCTCAAGGCGGTCGGCGGTTCGGTCGTCTACAGCGACGCCTATCCGACGGCGGGTGTCTCCGACTGGACGCCGTACGCCCAGCCGAAGGACCACCGGCTCTGA
- a CDS encoding Zn-ribbon domain-containing OB-fold protein, whose product MAKALAPDVSTWPQDNPQLVGSRCDACSAVTWPRQARCPRCSGPDMADEPLPRRGTLVAWTTQGFVPKLPYAGGETAKTFKPFGIGLVQLDDVVRVEVRLTTADPDRLKIGMDLELTFVPLYVDEDGEEVLVAAFQPA is encoded by the coding sequence ATGGCCAAGGCGCTCGCGCCCGACGTCTCAACGTGGCCCCAGGACAACCCGCAGCTCGTCGGCAGCCGCTGTGACGCGTGCAGCGCGGTGACGTGGCCGCGGCAGGCCCGCTGTCCGCGGTGCAGCGGCCCGGACATGGCCGACGAGCCGCTGCCGCGCCGGGGCACGCTGGTGGCGTGGACGACGCAGGGCTTCGTGCCGAAGCTGCCGTACGCCGGTGGGGAGACCGCCAAGACCTTCAAGCCGTTCGGCATCGGCTTGGTGCAGCTCGACGACGTGGTCCGGGTGGAGGTCCGCCTGACCACCGCCGACCCGGACCGGCTCAAGATCGGCATGGACCTGGAGCTGACCTTCGTCCCCCTGTACGTCGACGAGGACGGGGAAGAGGTCCTGGTCGCCGCTTTCCAGCCCGCCTGA
- a CDS encoding DUF397 domain-containing protein, whose translation MTRTTPGAWRKSSYSNDDGGACVEVARGCPDFVPVRDSKDVARGHFVVPASSWSVLTASVKKA comes from the coding sequence ATGACGCGGACAACGCCAGGTGCATGGCGGAAGTCGTCCTACAGCAACGACGATGGCGGCGCCTGCGTCGAAGTGGCCCGCGGCTGCCCGGATTTCGTTCCGGTGCGCGACAGCAAGGACGTCGCCCGAGGGCACTTCGTCGTGCCGGCCTCGTCCTGGTCGGTCCTGACGGCGTCCGTCAAGAAGGCCTGA
- a CDS encoding amidohydrolase family protein, producing MHQDDLILISIDDHVIEPPDMFAGRLPAKYADDAPRVVRLETGADVWRFRDTVIPNVALNAVAGRPKEEYGLEPQALDEIRPGCHNAAERVKDMDAGGILASMNFPSFPGFAARLFATDDPEFSLALVRAYNDWHLDEWCGAHPGRFIPMGLPAIWDADLCAAEVRRLSAKGCHSLTFTENPAALGYPSFHDPYWNPLWTACCDTDTVVSIHIGSSGRLAVPAPDSPPDVLITLQPMNIVSAAADLLWSRVLKDFPHIRIALSEGGTGWVPYFLERVDRTYEMHATWTLQDFGGKLPSEVFREHFLTCFISDPLGVRLRHDIGIDNIAWECDYPHSDSMWPGAPEELAGVMDRFAVPDADVAKMTHENAMRWYSFDPFAHIPRDQATVGALRARAAGHDVAIRALSHHQATPGAQLAAYQAQRDAMTSGNR from the coding sequence ATGCACCAGGACGACCTGATTCTCATCAGCATCGACGACCACGTCATCGAGCCGCCGGACATGTTCGCCGGCCGCCTCCCCGCCAAGTACGCCGACGACGCGCCGCGTGTGGTGCGCCTCGAAACCGGCGCCGACGTCTGGAGGTTCCGCGACACCGTCATCCCCAACGTCGCGCTGAACGCGGTCGCGGGCCGCCCGAAGGAGGAGTACGGCCTCGAACCGCAGGCGCTCGACGAGATCCGCCCCGGCTGCCACAACGCCGCCGAACGCGTCAAGGACATGGACGCCGGCGGCATCCTCGCGTCGATGAACTTCCCCTCGTTCCCCGGCTTCGCCGCCCGGCTCTTCGCCACCGACGACCCCGAGTTCTCCCTCGCCCTCGTGCGCGCGTACAACGACTGGCACCTCGACGAATGGTGCGGGGCCCACCCCGGGCGGTTCATCCCGATGGGGCTGCCCGCCATCTGGGACGCCGACCTGTGTGCCGCGGAGGTCCGCCGCCTGTCCGCGAAAGGCTGCCACTCGCTGACGTTCACCGAGAACCCGGCCGCGCTCGGCTACCCGAGCTTCCACGACCCGTACTGGAACCCGCTCTGGACGGCATGCTGCGACACCGACACGGTCGTGTCGATCCACATCGGCTCGTCCGGCCGCCTCGCCGTCCCCGCCCCCGACTCACCGCCGGACGTGCTCATCACGCTCCAGCCGATGAACATCGTCTCCGCCGCGGCCGACCTGCTGTGGTCCCGCGTGCTCAAGGACTTCCCCCACATCAGGATCGCCCTGTCCGAGGGCGGCACCGGCTGGGTCCCCTACTTCCTCGAACGCGTCGACCGCACCTACGAGATGCACGCCACCTGGACGCTCCAGGACTTCGGCGGCAAGCTGCCCTCGGAGGTCTTCCGCGAGCACTTCCTGACCTGCTTCATCTCCGACCCGCTCGGCGTCCGGCTCCGGCACGACATCGGCATCGACAACATCGCCTGGGAATGCGACTACCCGCACAGCGACTCCATGTGGCCCGGCGCGCCGGAAGAACTCGCGGGCGTCATGGACCGGTTCGCCGTCCCCGACGCCGACGTCGCGAAGATGACGCACGAGAACGCCATGCGCTGGTACTCGTTCGACCCCTTCGCGCACATCCCCCGCGACCAGGCCACCGTCGGCGCGCTGCGCGCCCGCGCCGCGGGACACGACGTCGCGATCCGCGCGCTCAGCCACCACCAGGCGACGCCCGGCGCCCAACTCGCCGCCTACCAGGCCCAGCGCGACGCGATGACCAGCGGAAACCGCTGA